A region of the Flintibacter sp. KGMB00164 genome:
CGCCATGATGGGCATGAGCGCCTCTGACCTGCCCTGGGACACCGAGATGGAGGACGGCTCCACCATGGCAGAGGGCTTTTTGAACAACGCCCTGCAGACCGCCGCTCTGTACGCTCTGGTCCCTGTCATCGCCCAGCAGGAGGGACTGTCTGTCTCTGACGAGTCCGCTCAGACCATCCAGCAGGCCATAGACAGCTTTGCCCAGCAGGCCGGGGGCGATGCCATGGTGGATCACATGCTCTGGTCCAGCGCCCTCACCCGGGACCTGTACACCCGCATGATGCAGGCCGGCGACCTGAACACCCAGCTGATGAACCGCTACTACGGCGATGGCGCTCCCGACGCCCCCAAGGATGAGGACATCCTTACCTACGTCTCCGACAACCTGCAGATCGCCTACAAGGCCAAGCACATTCTGCTCAAGACCGTGGACACCAGCAAGCCCATCAAGGACGCGGACGGCAAGGCCACCGGCGAGTACGAGCCGCTGGACGACGCCACCGTGGCCCAGAAGAAGGCCACTGCCGAGGACATTCTCGCCCAGCTCCAGGCCGCCAGCGACAAGGAGGCCCTGTTTGATGAGCTGATGAAGGAGTACAGCGAGGACACCGACTCCTCCGGCAACGTGAACAGCCCCGAGGGCTACGAGGCCAAGTCCGGCCAGATGGTAGCCGCCTTTGAGGAGGCCGCCCTGGCCCTCCAGCCCGGCGAGATCAGCGGCATTGTGGAGAGCACCTACGGCTATCACATCATTCTCCGCCTGCCCATCCAGGCCGCCGACTACCGGGATCAGTACGTCTCCTATCTCATGAGCCAGCGGCAGCAGGGCTGGCTGGAGCAGTTCCCTGTGGAGACCAACGACGAGTACAAGAAGATCGATCCCGCCGCCTTCTACACCCAGCTCACCGCCCTGCGCACCGCGGTGCAGGCGGAGGTGACTGCCGCACAGGAGAAGAGCTCCGGGGATTCCAGCAGCTCCAGCGGTAGTTCCAGCGACAGCTCCAGTGCCTCTTAATCCTTCCTGAATATTTCTCTTGTGGGAGTGACGAAACACGTCGCTCCCACTTTTTTATTTGGAGAGTTCCGCCCTGCGGGGCGGGTTCCTTTTTGTTTGCCCAAAAAGGAACCAAAAATGCCCTGGGGGTATGTCTCCGGCGAACGCCTCGCCAAAGGCGGGCGTTCACAGTCGCCATTCCCCCAGCCCCCCAATTGCGAGAGTGGGCCACTTTGGTTGATGCATAATTTCCGGCGGCCTAAGTTTTGACTGTGCATCCCTCTCTTCTCAGGCCTTAGGCCCTTTTGCCATCAAAATTTGCGGGCTGTTGCTTCTATCGCACGCCGCCTGGTGCCTGCCTTCCTGTTGGGTGCGGCGGTGGCTGGGCGGACCAGCTGCCACGGCTCTGCCAAGGTAGGCGGTGTCTGTACAGCGCGGACGCGTTCAAATTTCCACCTCGCAGGCCCCAGTGGGCCGAGGCAAGAAGGACGCAAGGTCTTGTCTTCGGAGCCGCCGGACACAAGTACCAAGGAAACAAGAGGGCGTCCCCCGTAACCGGGGGTCCAGGGGGGCGACGCCTATGAGCGCCCGCTGCGCGAAGGCGCTCATCGAAGGAGTCCCCATGGCGCATCTTTGGTTCCTTTCTGTGCGAGCAGAAAGGAACAATCGTCCCCTTCCCACAGGGCAAACCTCCTTCTAAAACAGGAATAAATTTCCTTCTCTCCTTGATTCCCTAAAATATGGACAGGCCATGGTCTATACTGGCAGAACAAGGAAGGAGCGAGACAACCATGAACAACTGGCACAGTATACCCACAGACCGTCTATTAGAGGAATTGGACGCCCGGCCCCAGGGCCTTACCACCAAGCAGGCCAAGGACCGCCTGGACCGCTACGGACCCAACCAGCTCCCCGCCCCCAAGCAGGCCAGCCTTCTGGCCCGGGTGCTGGCCCAAGTCACCGACCCCATGATCGTGGTGCTGCTGGCGGCGGCGGGGCTATCTCTGGCGGTGAGCGGCGGAAAGGACTGGCTGGACGGGGCCATTATTCTGGTCATTGTGGTGGTCAACAGCGTGCTGTCCATCTCCCAGGAGGACCGGGCCCAGCAGGCCCTGGAGGAACTGCAGAAGCTCTCCTCCCCCATGGCCCAGGCTCTGCGGGACGGCCGCCAAACCCGGGTCCAGGCCAGCGATCTGGTCCCCGGGGACATCATCTACTTAGAGGCCGGGGATCTGGTCCCCGCCGACGCCCGGCTCCTGTCCTCCAGCCGCCTGCAAACCGACGAGAGCGCCATGACCGGCGAGTCCGCCCCGGTGGAAAAGGACCCGGACCTTATCCTTGCCTCTGACGCCCCTCTGGGCGACTGGGTCAACATGGTCCTCTCCGGCACCCTGGTCACCGCCGGCAGAGGCACGGCGGTGGTCTGCGCCACCGGCGCAGACAGCCAGATGGGCCATATTGCCGGGATGCTCTCCGACCAGGAGGAGGGCACCACCCCCCTCCAGGCCCGGATGGCGGAAATTTCTCAAAAGTTGTCCTTTCTGTGCCTGTGCGTGTGCGCGGTGATGTTTGGGGTGGGGCTCCTCCAGGGAAAAAAGATGCTGGATATGTTCCTCACCGCCGTCTCCCTGGCGGTGGCTGCCATCCCGGAGGGCCTGCCCGCCATTGTTACCATTGTGCTGGCTCTGGGGGTAGGCCGCATGGCCAGGCGGGGCGCTATCGTGAAAAAGCTGCCCGCCGTGGAGACTTTGGGCTGCGCCGGGGTCATCTGCTCGGACAAGACGGGCACCCTCACCCAAAACCGCATGACGGTCCAGCAGCTGTGGCTGCTCCCCGGCGGACACCGGCGGGAGGCCCTTACCGGGGGCGCGCTGTGCTCCGACGCCCGGCTGGAGTGGCGGGCGGGTGCTCCCGTAGCCTCCGGCGACCCCACCGAGGGAGCTCTGCTGGTGGCGGCGGCCCAGGAGGGGCTGGACCAGCACAAGCTGGAGGAGGCGCTGCCCCGGACCGACGAACTGCCCTTTGACTCCACCCGCAAGCGCATGTCCACCATCCACGCCCTGCCTGAGGGCGGCTACCGGGTGTATGTGAAGGGCGCTCCCGACGTACTGCTGCCCCGGTGTACCCAGGGTCCGAAGGGCCCCCTCTCCCCCGACGACCGGGGACGCATTACCGCCGCCAATGAGGAGATGGCCCGCAAGGCCCTGCGAGTGCTGGCGGTGGCCTATCGGGACCTGTCCTTCCTCCCCGCCCAGCTTACTTCCCAGCTGTTGGAGGACAACCTCACCTTTTTGGGCCTCTTCGGCCTGATGGACCCGCCCCGGCCGGAGGCCAAGCTGGCGGTGGCGCGCTGCCACCAGGCGGGAGTTCGGCCCGTGATGATCACCGGCGACCACCGGGCGACCGCCTCCGCCGTGGCCCGGGAACTGGACATCCTCCGCCCTGGGGAACTGACCCTCACCGGCCCGGAGCTGGACTTTATGCCCCAGGAGGTGCTGGAGGAGGATATCCACCGCTTTTCCGTCTTCGCCCGGGTGTCCCCGGAGCACAAGATGCGCATCGTTCAGGCCTGGCAGAAACGGGGGCTGGTGGTGGCCATGACAGGAGACGGCGTCAATGACGCCCCCGCCCTGAAGGCCGCCGACATCGGCTGCGCCATGGGCCGCTCCGGCACCGACGTGGCCAAGGGAGCCGCCCACATGATCCTCACCGACGACAACTTTTCCACCATCGTGGCCGCCATCGAGGAAGGCCGGGGCATCTACTCCAACATCCGCAAAGCCATCCACTATCTGCTCTCCTGCAACATCGGTGAGATCTTCACCATCTTTACCGCTACCCTGCTGGACTTCGGCACCATGCCCCTGGCCCCGGTACAGCTTCTCTGGCTCAATCTGGTCACCGACTCTCTTCCCGCCCTGGCGCTGGGGGTGGAGCCGGTGGAGCCAGGCGTCATGGACCAGCCGCCCCGGGACGCACGGGCCGGGCTGTTTGACGGGAAATTCACCCTGCGCCTGCTGTGGCAGGGGCTGATGGTGGGCGTTCTCACCCTGGCGGCCTACTTTTTTGGCTTTACCCGCCTGGCTGCGCCGGGCAGCGAAGGCCCTGTGGCCAACACCATGGCCTTTGCCACCCTCACCCTCTGCCAGCTTTTCCACGCCTTCAACGTGCGCAGCGAGGACCGCTCCCTGTTTGCCATGGGTCCCCTGTCCAACCCCGCCATGAACCGGGCCTTTCTGGCCGGTCTGGCCCTCCAGCTGGCGGTTTTGCTGGTGCCGCCTCTCCAGAGCGTCTTTTCCACCGTCTCCCTGGACCTGTACCAGTGGCTCACGGTGCTCCTCCTCTCCGCGGCTCCCATTCCCATCTGTGAGATCAGCAAGGCTATCACCGGCAAAAAAACCAGCGCCAGGCAGACCGCCGCAGCGCCCTGAGAACTGCAAAAACGGCCGCCACCCTAAAGGGTGGCGGCCGTTTTTTACAGTTTGGATGGGAAGCGCCTTACCGCTCCTCCCGGAAGTAATTGAGGCCCAGCGCCTGAGGCTGGCCGGAGCCCTCCCGCTTGCGCACGGAGGTGACCACCAGCACCACAGCGGTGATGATAAAGGGCAGAGCCTGGTAGAGCTGGGTGGGCACTGCGGCCAGCCAGCCCAACCCTTCGGGGAAGGCGGCGGCCAGGCTGGAGCCCGACACCCGCAGGGTGTTGAAGAAACCGAAGACAAAGGTGCCCAGGATGGCCAGGGCGGGGTTCCAGTTGGCAAAGATGACCAGGGCCACCGCGATCCAGCCGTAGCCGTTGATCCAGCAGCTGCTGTTGAAGGAGCCGGACATGTTCAGGGCCATATAGTACCCGCCGATGCCCATCACACCGCAGCCCAGGCAGATGTGGATATACTTATACCGCTTTACATTGACGCCCACCGAGTCAGCAGCGCCGGGGTTCTCGCCCACCGCCCGCAGCCGCAGGCCGGGGTTGGTGCGGTTGAGATACCACCACATCACCAGGGCGATAACCACGCCCAGATAGACCAGGACGTTGTGGTTGAACAGTCCCTCACCCAGCACCGGGATCTGAGACAGGCCGGGGATGGGCAGGTTGGCAAAGCCGTCTTTGATGTTGGCGTAGTCGTTCATGACCGGCCAGCTGATGGCCTTGACGCCGTTGCCCACAAAGAAATACACGCCCAGGCCGAAGGTGGTCAGGGTCAGGCCGGTGATGTTCTGGTTGGCCTGGAGGGAGACGGTGAGGGCGGCAAACAGCAGGCCGCACAGCGCCCCCATCAGGAAGGCCATCAGGATGCCCACGCCCAGACTGTTGGCGTAGCAGCCCACGATATAGCCGAAGATGGCGCCCACCGCCATGATGCCTTCCACGCCCAGGTTCAGGCTGCCCGACTTTTCCACCATGATCTCTCCGGCAGTGCCGTAGAGCAGAGGGATATTATAGACCACAATGTTGTGGATGAAGGTGGTCACCACCCCCATTTTATCCATTTCCATTCTCGCCGCCCCCTTTCTTGGTTCGAACGATCTTGAAGCGGATCAGGAAATCCGCGGCCAGCACCAAAAACAGAATGGCGCCCTGGAGCATATCCGCAAAGCTGGAATCCACCTGGGCAAAGGTGGCTGCCGCCACCGTAGAGCCGTGCTGAAGCATGGAGATGAGGGCCGACACCAGAAAGATCGCTGCAGTGTTCAGCTGAGACAGCCAGGCCACGATGACGCCGGTCCAGCCCACATCGTCGGTAAACGAGGAGGACAGGATACCCACGGTGCCCACCTTGAAGGCGGCGGCCAGACCGATGAGACAGGCGGACAGGAACACGGTGCGCAGCACGATGCGGTTGACCTTCATGCCCGCATACCGGGCGGTGCCCACGCTGTCGCCCACCACGGCGATCTCATAGCCCTGCTTGGAGTATTTGAGGTAGCCATAGACCAGCACGCCGATGATCAGGGTAAAGATGACGCACACGTTGAGCTGGAATTTCCCGATGGGGATGGTGGGGAAGGAGACCTCCTTGCTGAAGTTGGCAAACACCGGACGGGCCGAGGAGGTATCCAGGAAGAAGTTCCAGGAGGCCTGGGTCTCCCCCAGGAACACCAGGAAGTACAGGGCCACATAGTTGAGCATCAGGGTCATCAGGGTCTCGTTGGTGCCGAACTTCACCTTCAGCGCCGCCACCAGAGCGCCGTACAGCCCGGCGGCCAGCATGCCTGCCAGGCACATAAGCAGCAGGGTCACACCCTCCGGCAGCACGCTGCCCAGCTTCAGCGCCACCGCGCCGGCGGCCACCGCGCCCAGGATGAACTGGCCCTCGCCGCCGATG
Encoded here:
- a CDS encoding peptidylprolyl isomerase; amino-acid sequence: MPTLKRLGALSLSLVLALTAFTGCGAKGGSSSSSSDGSSSQVQAMDLSSVTDPFLSTAGLSGDTVVATVGDTEITADSLLYWLAATVDGTAQYYAMMGMSASDLPWDTEMEDGSTMAEGFLNNALQTAALYALVPVIAQQEGLSVSDESAQTIQQAIDSFAQQAGGDAMVDHMLWSSALTRDLYTRMMQAGDLNTQLMNRYYGDGAPDAPKDEDILTYVSDNLQIAYKAKHILLKTVDTSKPIKDADGKATGEYEPLDDATVAQKKATAEDILAQLQAASDKEALFDELMKEYSEDTDSSGNVNSPEGYEAKSGQMVAAFEEAALALQPGEISGIVESTYGYHIILRLPIQAADYRDQYVSYLMSQRQQGWLEQFPVETNDEYKKIDPAAFYTQLTALRTAVQAEVTAAQEKSSGDSSSSSGSSSDSSSAS
- a CDS encoding calcium-translocating P-type ATPase, PMCA-type — encoded protein: MNNWHSIPTDRLLEELDARPQGLTTKQAKDRLDRYGPNQLPAPKQASLLARVLAQVTDPMIVVLLAAAGLSLAVSGGKDWLDGAIILVIVVVNSVLSISQEDRAQQALEELQKLSSPMAQALRDGRQTRVQASDLVPGDIIYLEAGDLVPADARLLSSSRLQTDESAMTGESAPVEKDPDLILASDAPLGDWVNMVLSGTLVTAGRGTAVVCATGADSQMGHIAGMLSDQEEGTTPLQARMAEISQKLSFLCLCVCAVMFGVGLLQGKKMLDMFLTAVSLAVAAIPEGLPAIVTIVLALGVGRMARRGAIVKKLPAVETLGCAGVICSDKTGTLTQNRMTVQQLWLLPGGHRREALTGGALCSDARLEWRAGAPVASGDPTEGALLVAAAQEGLDQHKLEEALPRTDELPFDSTRKRMSTIHALPEGGYRVYVKGAPDVLLPRCTQGPKGPLSPDDRGRITAANEEMARKALRVLAVAYRDLSFLPAQLTSQLLEDNLTFLGLFGLMDPPRPEAKLAVARCHQAGVRPVMITGDHRATASAVARELDILRPGELTLTGPELDFMPQEVLEEDIHRFSVFARVSPEHKMRIVQAWQKRGLVVAMTGDGVNDAPALKAADIGCAMGRSGTDVAKGAAHMILTDDNFSTIVAAIEEGRGIYSNIRKAIHYLLSCNIGEIFTIFTATLLDFGTMPLAPVQLLWLNLVTDSLPALALGVEPVEPGVMDQPPRDARAGLFDGKFTLRLLWQGLMVGVLTLAAYFFGFTRLAAPGSEGPVANTMAFATLTLCQLFHAFNVRSEDRSLFAMGPLSNPAMNRAFLAGLALQLAVLLVPPLQSVFSTVSLDLYQWLTVLLLSAAPIPICEISKAITGKKTSARQTAAAP
- a CDS encoding ABC transporter permease gives rise to the protein MEMDKMGVVTTFIHNIVVYNIPLLYGTAGEIMVEKSGSLNLGVEGIMAVGAIFGYIVGCYANSLGVGILMAFLMGALCGLLFAALTVSLQANQNITGLTLTTFGLGVYFFVGNGVKAISWPVMNDYANIKDGFANLPIPGLSQIPVLGEGLFNHNVLVYLGVVIALVMWWYLNRTNPGLRLRAVGENPGAADSVGVNVKRYKYIHICLGCGVMGIGGYYMALNMSGSFNSSCWINGYGWIAVALVIFANWNPALAILGTFVFGFFNTLRVSGSSLAAAFPEGLGWLAAVPTQLYQALPFIITAVVLVVTSVRKREGSGQPQALGLNYFREER
- a CDS encoding ABC transporter permease; the protein is MGFHIVKRDSCPMWKKLSLYLGAVLLALVVGGLLLLAIGVNPIAYYQRMFTMGMIGNKIAYKTFENYLKVFVPLVLTSVALSLSFKMRFWNIGGEGQFILGAVAAGAVALKLGSVLPEGVTLLLMCLAGMLAAGLYGALVAALKVKFGTNETLMTLMLNYVALYFLVFLGETQASWNFFLDTSSARPVFANFSKEVSFPTIPIGKFQLNVCVIFTLIIGVLVYGYLKYSKQGYEIAVVGDSVGTARYAGMKVNRIVLRTVFLSACLIGLAAAFKVGTVGILSSSFTDDVGWTGVIVAWLSQLNTAAIFLVSALISMLQHGSTVAAATFAQVDSSFADMLQGAILFLVLAADFLIRFKIVRTKKGGGENGNG